From a region of the Aeoliella mucimassa genome:
- a CDS encoding glycosyltransferase family 2 protein — MTPITVVVPILNESESVEELYRQLQASAEANDYRLRLVMVDDGSTDDTWKKICELGKRDPNVLGVRFRRNFGKAAALTAGFDEVEDPYVVTIDGDLQDDPAELPLLMAKLQEGYDVVSGWKIDRKDPWHKTLPSKVFNGMVGWLTGVKLHDHNCGFKLYRREVVGEVRLYGELHRFVPVLADARGFKVAEVPVNHRPRKFGHSKYGAKRIVKGFLDLLTVKFITGFGQRPQHLLGGFGLVSFLVGFGLLGYLAVMWCLTRIELLGLPEMHLHERPALYYALAFFLIGGQFLTVGLLSEMVTGFLIRKSDMFSVAEYTDPRENEVTVRH; from the coding sequence ATGACTCCCATCACTGTTGTAGTACCGATTCTCAACGAGTCGGAAAGTGTCGAAGAACTCTATCGCCAGTTGCAGGCTTCGGCCGAGGCGAACGACTATCGCTTGCGCTTGGTGATGGTCGACGACGGTTCGACTGACGACACGTGGAAGAAAATCTGCGAACTCGGCAAACGCGATCCCAACGTGCTCGGCGTTCGATTCCGGCGTAACTTTGGTAAAGCTGCCGCCCTCACGGCTGGGTTCGACGAAGTGGAAGATCCCTACGTGGTGACGATCGATGGCGACTTGCAGGACGATCCAGCCGAGCTGCCGCTGTTGATGGCCAAACTACAGGAAGGCTACGACGTGGTTAGCGGTTGGAAAATCGACCGCAAGGACCCTTGGCACAAGACATTGCCTTCAAAAGTGTTCAACGGCATGGTTGGTTGGCTGACCGGCGTGAAGCTTCACGACCACAACTGTGGATTCAAGCTTTATCGCCGTGAAGTGGTCGGAGAGGTTCGGCTGTATGGCGAGCTGCATCGCTTCGTGCCGGTGCTGGCCGACGCCCGTGGCTTCAAGGTGGCCGAAGTCCCTGTGAATCACCGCCCGCGAAAGTTTGGCCATTCCAAGTACGGCGCCAAGCGAATCGTCAAAGGTTTTCTCGATTTGCTGACCGTGAAGTTCATCACCGGTTTCGGCCAACGCCCACAGCACCTGCTCGGTGGTTTTGGGCTGGTGTCGTTCCTCGTTGGATTTGGGCTACTTGGGTACCTGGCGGTGATGTGGTGCCTGACCCGCATCGAACTGCTCGGCTTGCCCGAGATGCACCTGCACGAACGCCCCGCACTGTATTACGCGCTGGCCTTCTTCTTGATTGGTGGTCAGTTCCTGACCGTCGGCCTGCTGAGTGAGATGGTCACCGGCTTCTTGATCCGCAAGTCCGATATGTTCTCCGTGGCCGAGTACACCGATCCGCGAGAGAACGAGGTGACCGTTCGGCACTAG